One part of the Terriglobales bacterium genome encodes these proteins:
- a CDS encoding citrate synthase encodes MSTTTAAPKGLEGIVAANSSICYIDGDAGVLAYRGYDIHDLAVHSTFEEVCYLLWFGRMPNRQELQDLSISLWRESKLDAGIISLLRQAPGHTLPMDVLRTVVSALAWFDPEEKCNDHGCNIRKAIRLTAQISMIVAYYDRVRKGLPLIEPDRYLSHAGNFLYMLTGERPSKTAERAFDVALILHADHELNASTFAGRVIAATLSDMHSAVTGAIGALKGPLHGGANEAVFRILESIDESGADPVEYVKGMLAQKKKIPGFGHRVYHTEDPRATHLRRMSEELGTSSGVPKWFEYSKKIEEFVRGDKKLNANVDFYSASTYHTLGIDIDLFTPIFAVSRISGWAAHIIEQLDDNRLIRPRAEYEGLIPPQKYVPIEQRG; translated from the coding sequence ATGTCCACCACCACAGCGGCGCCCAAGGGATTAGAAGGAATCGTTGCCGCAAATTCAAGCATTTGCTATATCGACGGCGATGCCGGTGTACTCGCCTATCGCGGGTACGATATTCACGACCTTGCGGTACATTCCACGTTCGAAGAAGTCTGCTACCTGCTCTGGTTTGGCCGGATGCCGAACCGCCAGGAACTGCAGGATCTCTCGATCAGCCTTTGGCGTGAGAGCAAGCTGGATGCAGGCATTATCAGCTTGCTGCGCCAGGCGCCGGGCCACACCCTGCCAATGGACGTGCTCAGGACAGTGGTTTCCGCGCTGGCCTGGTTTGATCCCGAAGAGAAGTGCAACGATCACGGTTGCAATATCCGCAAAGCCATCCGACTGACGGCGCAGATCTCGATGATCGTGGCGTATTACGATCGAGTTCGTAAAGGCCTGCCGCTAATCGAGCCTGACCGGTACCTTTCCCACGCCGGCAACTTCCTGTACATGCTGACCGGCGAGCGTCCGTCGAAGACGGCGGAGCGCGCGTTTGATGTGGCGCTGATTCTGCACGCCGACCATGAATTGAACGCTTCGACATTCGCGGGCCGCGTGATTGCGGCAACGCTCTCGGATATGCACTCGGCTGTGACGGGCGCGATTGGCGCCTTGAAGGGCCCCTTGCACGGTGGAGCAAACGAGGCTGTGTTCCGCATTCTGGAATCGATCGACGAGTCCGGCGCGGATCCGGTGGAATACGTAAAAGGTATGCTGGCCCAAAAGAAGAAGATCCCTGGGTTCGGTCATCGCGTGTACCACACGGAAGATCCGCGTGCGACGCACCTGCGCCGTATGTCGGAAGAACTGGGCACTTCCAGTGGAGTGCCGAAATGGTTTGAGTATTCGAAGAAGATCGAGGAGTTTGTCCGTGGCGACAAGAAGTTGAATGCGAATGTGGACTTCTACTCGGCTTCCACGTACCACACGCTGGGAATCGATATCGACCTGTTCACGCCGATTTTCGCGGTGTCGCGTATTTCGGGATGGGCGGCGCACATCATCGAGCAGTTAGATGACAATCGCCTGATTCGTCCGCGTGCGGAGTACGAAGGACTGATCCCACCGCAGAAGTACGTACCGATCGAGCAGCGAGGATAG
- a CDS encoding cysteine desulfurase family protein, giving the protein MMRRAYLDNNATTPVLLEVLEVMQPYFLEQFGNASSIHHHGQQTRAAVERARESVADLVGARPAEIVFTSGGTEADNLAIFGLVQSGDHVITSTIEHHAVLNACHRLEEIGCEVTYVPVDGQAVVDPEAIKGALRPNTKLISIMAANNETGVVQQVSEIGKIAAEADVYFHTDAVQAAGKIPIDVLEWQCDLLSISGHKIHAPQGIGALYVRKGTLLQPLFYGGRHERSRRAGTENVPGIVGLGKAAEIAKRGFEDGSVAKIAEMRDRVEKTVLRSFDQVGVNSGSVPRVPNTTNVHFDCIEGEALVIALDLKGVAVSTGAACSSGAIEPSHVLTAMGLSADRARASIRFSLGKQNTPEDVDFLLAVLPDTVARLRELSPVYNKTVVRG; this is encoded by the coding sequence ATGATGCGGCGCGCCTACCTGGACAATAACGCGACTACGCCTGTGCTTCTTGAGGTTCTAGAGGTCATGCAGCCCTATTTCCTCGAGCAGTTCGGGAATGCGTCGTCTATCCATCACCATGGGCAGCAAACGCGTGCGGCCGTTGAGCGTGCACGTGAGTCGGTGGCGGACCTGGTTGGGGCGCGTCCAGCGGAGATCGTGTTTACCAGCGGCGGAACTGAAGCCGACAACCTCGCGATCTTCGGACTGGTTCAGTCCGGCGATCACGTCATCACTTCCACGATCGAGCATCACGCGGTGCTGAACGCATGTCATCGACTGGAAGAGATAGGGTGTGAGGTCACGTATGTGCCGGTGGATGGGCAGGCTGTGGTTGATCCCGAAGCGATCAAGGGCGCGTTGCGGCCGAACACGAAGCTGATCTCCATCATGGCGGCGAACAACGAAACGGGCGTGGTGCAGCAGGTATCGGAGATCGGGAAGATCGCTGCCGAAGCTGACGTCTACTTCCATACGGACGCCGTGCAGGCCGCAGGAAAGATCCCAATCGATGTGCTGGAGTGGCAGTGCGATCTGCTGAGCATTTCAGGGCACAAGATTCATGCGCCACAGGGCATCGGCGCGCTGTACGTGCGAAAGGGAACGCTGCTGCAACCGCTGTTCTACGGAGGGCGGCACGAGCGCTCACGTCGTGCGGGCACCGAGAATGTGCCGGGCATTGTAGGGTTGGGAAAGGCTGCGGAGATTGCCAAACGGGGATTCGAAGACGGCAGCGTAGCGAAGATCGCAGAGATGCGCGATCGCGTCGAGAAGACGGTGCTGAGATCGTTTGACCAAGTTGGCGTGAACAGCGGGTCGGTGCCACGCGTCCCGAATACGACGAATGTCCATTTCGACTGTATCGAAGGTGAAGCGCTGGTGATTGCTCTTGATTTGAAGGGCGTGGCGGTTTCGACTGGAGCGGCGTGCTCGTCGGGGGCGATCGAACCATCGCACGTACTTACCGCGATGGGGTTAAGTGCCGACCGTGCCCGGGCGAGCATACGATTCAGCCTGGGGAAGCAGAACACGCCGGAAGACGTGGATTTCCTGCTGGCGGTGCTGCCGGATACCGTGGCGAGGCTCAGGGAGTTAAGTCCGGTTTACAATAAGACAGTGGTCAGAGGTTAG
- the mnmA gene encoding tRNA 2-thiouridine(34) synthase MnmA — translation MSTKTIAVAMSGGVDSSTVAAMLRAEGHNVIGLTMQLWNQRRLAGSHGMPEAVQGRCCSIDDVYDARHVAQVLGIPYYVVNHEKRFEKDVVRPFVEDYLSGRTPIPCSLCNNHLKFDQLLITARQIGADLLATGHYAQVEQDQQSGRWLLKRPVDRAKDQTYFLFGLTQDQLSRTLFPLGGMNKPQVRELAKQHGLALAEKPDSQEICFVPNGDYKAFIDAYLEEQGESLPDTSGELVTSNGEVVGTHSGVHNFTVGQRKGLGVATGSPLYVIQLNCEKHQVVVGSGDELLSRTMKAKRLNWVSIPEMTEPIRVTAKIRHRHEAAAATVEVAGTDEALVTFDNPQRAITPGQAVVFYQGDIVVGGGWIA, via the coding sequence ATGAGCACAAAGACTATCGCGGTAGCCATGTCGGGCGGTGTGGATTCGTCCACCGTCGCGGCCATGCTGCGCGCAGAGGGGCATAACGTCATCGGCTTGACGATGCAGTTGTGGAACCAGCGTCGCCTGGCTGGGTCGCATGGAATGCCCGAAGCGGTGCAGGGTCGTTGCTGCTCGATCGACGACGTGTACGATGCCCGTCATGTCGCGCAGGTGCTCGGGATTCCGTATTACGTTGTGAATCACGAGAAACGGTTTGAGAAGGATGTGGTGCGTCCGTTTGTCGAGGATTACCTGAGTGGGCGCACACCGATCCCATGCAGCTTGTGCAACAACCATCTCAAGTTCGACCAGTTGCTGATTACGGCGCGCCAGATTGGCGCCGATCTGCTTGCAACGGGGCATTACGCGCAGGTGGAGCAGGACCAGCAGAGTGGACGCTGGCTGCTGAAGCGTCCGGTGGATCGGGCGAAGGACCAGACGTACTTCCTGTTTGGGCTGACTCAGGATCAGCTTAGTCGCACGCTGTTTCCGCTCGGCGGAATGAATAAGCCGCAGGTTCGGGAGCTTGCGAAGCAGCACGGACTGGCGCTGGCAGAGAAGCCGGATTCGCAGGAGATATGCTTTGTCCCCAATGGTGACTACAAGGCTTTCATCGACGCCTACCTCGAGGAGCAGGGCGAATCGTTGCCTGATACGTCGGGTGAACTCGTCACCAGCAACGGGGAAGTCGTTGGCACGCATAGTGGGGTTCACAACTTTACCGTGGGCCAACGCAAGGGGTTAGGCGTCGCGACCGGATCACCGCTGTATGTCATTCAATTAAATTGCGAGAAGCACCAGGTTGTGGTGGGCAGCGGCGACGAACTGCTCAGCCGGACCATGAAGGCAAAGCGGCTGAACTGGGTTTCGATTCCAGAAATGACGGAACCGATTCGGGTGACTGCCAAGATACGCCACCGGCACGAAGCTGCCGCAGCAACCGTCGAAGTAGCCGGAACAGATGAGGCGCTCGTAACGTTTGATAATCCGCAGCGCGCGATCACGCCGGGACAAGCCGTGGTGTTCTACCAGGGCGATATTGTCGTCGGTGGCGGCTGGATCGCCTAG